The genome window AGTGCTGAACGGTAAAACCGGCACAGCCATGCAGGCTTTTGGTAAACAGCTGAGTTTAAGTGAAATTGCGGCTGTTGTGACCTATGAGCGCAATGCCTGGGATAACAATACAGGGGATGTGGTGCAAGCTGCCGACATCGCCCAAGCACAAAAACCTTAGGGGGCGCAGATGAGTACTGTTACTACAGATCCGCATGCTCATGCTGAGCACGAGCATCATGGGCCAGCCAAAGGACTAAAACGCTGGCTTTATACTACTAACCACAAAGACATAGGTACTTTATACCTGCTGTTTGCACTGACGATGTTTTTTATCGGTGGTGCTATGGCGATGGTGATCCGGGCTGAGTTGTTCCAGCCTGGTTTACAGATAGTACAACCTGACTTTTTTAACCAGATGACTACAGTGCATGGCCTGATTATGGTGTTTGGTGCTGTAATGCCTGCCTTTACCGGTCTGGCAAACTGGCTGGTGCCTATGATGATAGGTGCGCCGGATATGGCCTTACCGCGGATGAACAACTGGAGCTTCTGGATCTTACCTTTTGCCTTCAGCATCCTGCTGGCGTCTTTGTTTATGGAAGGTGGTGGCCCAGGTTTTGGCTGGACTTTCTATGCGCCACTTTCAACCACCTACAGCAGTGACAGCACAGCACTTTTTGTGTTCTCAGTTCATATCATGGGTATTTCATCCATCATGGGCGCTATCAATGTGATAGTGACCATTATGAACCTGCGTGCTCCAGGCATGACCTATATGAAAATGCCATTGTTTGTCTGGACCTGGTTTATTACGGCTTATCTGCTGATTGCTGTGATGCCTGTACTGGCGGGAGCTGTCACTATGGTGCTGACCGATAAGTACTTTGGTACCAGCTTTTTCGATGCAGCTGGTGGTGGCGACCCTGTGTTATTCCAGCATATTTTCTGGTTTTTTGGTCACCCCGAAGTCTATATCATGATTTTACCGGCCTTTGGTATTGTCTCGAGCATAGTACCGACCTTTGCCCGTAAACCCTTGTTTGGTTATGCCTCTATGGTGTACGCCACCTCCAGTATTGCGCTGCTGTCCTTTTTAGTCTGGGCGCATCATATGTTCACTACGGGGATGCCGGTGTTTGCAGAACTGTTCTTTATGTACTGCACCATGCTGATTGCGGTGCCGACCGGAGTGAAAGTATTTAACTGGGTAGCCACTATGTGGCGAGGGGCTATGACCTTTGAAGTGCCTATGATGTTTGCCTTGGCCTTTATCGTGCTTTTCACCATAGGGGGCTTTTCTGGTTTGATGCTGGCTATTACGCCAGCTGACTTCCAGTACCACGATACCTACTTTGTGGTCGCACATTTCCACTATGTGTTAGTCACAGGAGCCATCTTCTCCATTATGGCAGCTGCGTATTACTGGCTGCCGAAGTGGACAGGCCATATGTACGACGAAACTTTAGGTCAGTGGCATTTCTGGTGTTCGTTGATTTCCGTCAACGTACTGTTTTTCCCAATGCATTTTGTTGGCCTGGCCGGTATGCCACGGCGGATCCCGGATTACGCTCTGCAATTTGCTGACTTTAATGCGCTGATCAGCATTGGTGGTTTTGCCTTTGGTTTATCTCAGTTGCTGTTTGTCTGGCTGGTGGTGAAATGTATCAAAGGCGGTGAAAAAGCTACAGATCAGGTATGGGAAGGAGCTGAAGGCCTTGAATGGACCATCCCTTCGCCTGCGCCTTATCACAGCTTTACTACACCACCTGAAATCAAGTAGGGGGCGTTATGGCACTAAAGCATCAACCTATAGTTGTGAAATTATGTCTGCTGACCGCAGCCATGTTTGGTTTTGGGTATGCCTTAGTGCCTTTGTACGACGTGTTTTGTGATTTAACCGGCCTGAACGGTAAAACCTCCAGCATGGCGGCGACAGCTGAAGCTGCTATACCGGATAAAAAACGCGAAGTGCTGGTAGAGTTTATCGCCCGTCCGAATAACAACATGCCTTGGGTGTTTGAGCCTGTGGTGCATAAACTTCGGGTGCATCCGGGCGAAATCCACCGTATTGATTATCTGGCGCACAATGTCACAGGCCGGGCTATGACAGCCCAGGCTGTACCTTCGGTGTCGCCGGGTCAGGCCGCTTTGTATTTTAATAAAATGGAATGTTTCTGTTTTACCCAACAACATCTGACGGCAGGTCAGCAGTTATTAATGCCGTTGCAATTTTATGTCGATCCCGCACTACCGGAACAGTTCAGCACTATCACTTTGTCCTACACCTTGTACGAAGTAGACGCTGCCACCCCGGTCACTGCACAGACAGCAACAGGGGATAACAATGAGTGAAAAATACGAACATTATTACGTACCGGACCAAAGCCCATGGCCGATAGTGGGCGCTGTGGCGCTGTTTATGATGGCTTTTGGTGCCGGTCATTTTGTCAATGACGTCACCAAAGATCAGTCGGGTTATGGCGGTTATTTATTGCTGGCTGGTGTCGCCACTTTAATTTTTATGCTGGTAGGCTGGTTCAGAAATGTGATTGATGAATCCATGCATGGTTTGTACAGCAAACAATTGGACAGATCCTACCGTCAGGGTATGAGCTGGTTTATTTTCTCCGAAGTAATGTTTTTTGGTGCCTTTTTTGGCGCCTTATTTTACGCCCGGATGATCGCTATTCCATGGCTGGATGGCGCCAGCAATAACGCCAGTACAGCTGCTGTATTGTGGCCAGCCTTTGAAGCGGCCTGGCCTTTACTGAAAACCCCGGGTGGCACTGAAACTCAGGCTATGCCATGGCAAGGATTACCCCTTTATAACACACTGATTTTATTAGCGTCCTCTGTCACTTTGCAGTTTGCACACATAGGTTTGGAACAAAATAAAAGAGGTCAGCTCAAGCTGATGTTAGGACTCACTATCCTGCTCGGTGCCTGTTTCCTTGCTTTGCAGGGGGTCGAGTATGTACATGCTTATCAGGATCTGGGTTTAAAACTGGACTCCGGCATTTATGGCAATACCTTCTTTTTACTGACGGGGTTCCATGGATTGCACGTGACTTTGGGAGCCATATTTCTACTGGTGATGTTTTTACGTATCGTACTGAAAAATCACTTTACCGCTCATAAGCATTTTGCCTTTCAGGCTGCTGCCTGGTATTGGCATTTTGTCGATGTGGTCTGGTTGTGTTTGTTTGTTTTTGTCTACGTGCTGTAGGGGAATGCGGGCTTTTTGAGCCCGCTTATAACTCTAATAAGGGCGATCGTGCGGAGTGATCAAACCAAACTGCAGGGCAAGGATCACAAACAATAAAACAATGGCCGACCACCAAACGCGTCGGCCTAAAAACTTCGACATGCTGGGCTGATCATCATCGTTTTTCAGCATCAGAAATAAGGCACGAAACAAATTAAAAACAATAAAGAGCAGTAGTGCAATGAGTAAAAGTTTAATCCACATAAAACCTCGCAAAGGCTGGTTGTAAGATGCAAGCTCAGCCTTTTGCCCATTTATCCCGACACTGGCTGTTGGCTGTATTCACTCTGGTCGCTTTTGCGCTTTTGATCAAGTTGAGTTACTGGCAATGGCAACGTGCCGAGCAAAAGCAAACTCAATTGGATCAGTTGCATAGTGCCGAGCAACAAGGGCCAGTGCAGTGGAGAGATTTAGCTTCAATACCAGCAGAGCAGCAAGATGGCCTGATGTTGCAAGGCAAAGCAGTCTGGCTAAAACCTGCGGTGTGGTTACTGGACAATCAGCTAATACAAGGTAAAGCAGGCTACGACGTAGTGATCCCTGTACTGGTATCGAATCAGGGCCCTGCAGTGTTAGTCAATTTAGGATGGGTGCAAGCGCCGCCCAGCCGTGATCAATTGCCTGAACTTAGTATTCCTGAATCATTTGAATTAATGGCTTTACTACGCACTGAACTCAAAGGTTTTCGCCTTGGCCAGAATTTAGAAAACACAGGCCTGTGGCCACAACGTATGCAACAGGTGGAACCTGCAGAGCTTTCGCAAGTACTGGGGCAGGAATTGGCTCCGGTTTTACTCTACCAACAACAATCCCCTTATCTGTACCACTATAAAGCTGTGGTGATGCCGCCGGAAAAACACCGGGCTTATGCGCTGCAATGGTTATTACTGGCTGTTGCTGCGGTCGTCATCGGCTGGTTTATGTCAAAGAAGGAGCTTTAAATGGCGAAGAAGAAGTTTTTGTTGCTGTTTTTGTTGTGTTCTTTATTACCTTTAGCCTTTGCTCAGGCATTTTTATCTTTGGGCTGGTTTGGCGGTGCCACCACCAACAAAGGCCAGTGGCTCAATGAAGAAATTTTGTTATTACCCAAAGCTGCTGGTGATGTGCACTGGCGATTGGTCTATGTCAGCGACAAAGCAGATTGTGACGCTCTTTGTCAAAATGCTCATTATGGTATGCAGCAAGTGTATACAGCCCTGGGTCGTAAACAGCAGCATTTAGAGTTATGGCAATCCGGTGGTAATCAACCGCAAAAACTGCTGTGGCAGGCTAACCCTGTTGGTGTTGAAACGTTACAACAAAAGCTGGTGCTGGTGGATTTAAATGGTTTGGCGCTGATGACCTATCCGGTCAGCGAAGACAAAACTCAGATAGTGCAAACTGGTAAAGCCATTCTGACCGATTTAAATAAGCTGCTGAAATACGACAGGGGGTTGTAATGATGACCCTGAAACGCTTGGTCGGCAGCTCTATTGTATTAGCTATGCT of Rheinheimera sp. MM224 contains these proteins:
- a CDS encoding cytochrome c oxidase assembly protein yields the protein MALKHQPIVVKLCLLTAAMFGFGYALVPLYDVFCDLTGLNGKTSSMAATAEAAIPDKKREVLVEFIARPNNNMPWVFEPVVHKLRVHPGEIHRIDYLAHNVTGRAMTAQAVPSVSPGQAALYFNKMECFCFTQQHLTAGQQLLMPLQFYVDPALPEQFSTITLSYTLYEVDAATPVTAQTATGDNNE
- a CDS encoding SURF1 family protein, whose amino-acid sequence is MQAQPFAHLSRHWLLAVFTLVAFALLIKLSYWQWQRAEQKQTQLDQLHSAEQQGPVQWRDLASIPAEQQDGLMLQGKAVWLKPAVWLLDNQLIQGKAGYDVVIPVLVSNQGPAVLVNLGWVQAPPSRDQLPELSIPESFELMALLRTELKGFRLGQNLENTGLWPQRMQQVEPAELSQVLGQELAPVLLYQQQSPYLYHYKAVVMPPEKHRAYALQWLLLAVAAVVIGWFMSKKEL
- a CDS encoding DUF2909 domain-containing protein, which translates into the protein MWIKLLLIALLLFIVFNLFRALFLMLKNDDDQPSMSKFLGRRVWWSAIVLLFVILALQFGLITPHDRPY
- a CDS encoding cytochrome c oxidase subunit 3; the encoded protein is MSEKYEHYYVPDQSPWPIVGAVALFMMAFGAGHFVNDVTKDQSGYGGYLLLAGVATLIFMLVGWFRNVIDESMHGLYSKQLDRSYRQGMSWFIFSEVMFFGAFFGALFYARMIAIPWLDGASNNASTAAVLWPAFEAAWPLLKTPGGTETQAMPWQGLPLYNTLILLASSVTLQFAHIGLEQNKRGQLKLMLGLTILLGACFLALQGVEYVHAYQDLGLKLDSGIYGNTFFLLTGFHGLHVTLGAIFLLVMFLRIVLKNHFTAHKHFAFQAAAWYWHFVDVVWLCLFVFVYVL
- the ctaD gene encoding cytochrome c oxidase subunit I — translated: MSTVTTDPHAHAEHEHHGPAKGLKRWLYTTNHKDIGTLYLLFALTMFFIGGAMAMVIRAELFQPGLQIVQPDFFNQMTTVHGLIMVFGAVMPAFTGLANWLVPMMIGAPDMALPRMNNWSFWILPFAFSILLASLFMEGGGPGFGWTFYAPLSTTYSSDSTALFVFSVHIMGISSIMGAINVIVTIMNLRAPGMTYMKMPLFVWTWFITAYLLIAVMPVLAGAVTMVLTDKYFGTSFFDAAGGGDPVLFQHIFWFFGHPEVYIMILPAFGIVSSIVPTFARKPLFGYASMVYATSSIALLSFLVWAHHMFTTGMPVFAELFFMYCTMLIAVPTGVKVFNWVATMWRGAMTFEVPMMFALAFIVLFTIGGFSGLMLAITPADFQYHDTYFVVAHFHYVLVTGAIFSIMAAAYYWLPKWTGHMYDETLGQWHFWCSLISVNVLFFPMHFVGLAGMPRRIPDYALQFADFNALISIGGFAFGLSQLLFVWLVVKCIKGGEKATDQVWEGAEGLEWTIPSPAPYHSFTTPPEIK